Below is a genomic region from Flammeovirgaceae bacterium SG7u.111.
GGTAAAACAATATCTGCAAATCCACCAAAAGTAAAGTTGATAGAGGCTGGGTAATCATGATTAGTAATGTGCCTGTCTGAATTTCCTTCAAAATTCAATTTGGTAGAGGTGACCCCTGCTAGCACACCTAGGTTTACTTTTACTTTCTCTTTTGTTTTTGTGTATTTCACTTCTCCACCCAGACAGTTGTTGTATTCTGTAAAAGCTTTTATTAATGATTTTTTGTTGTATTTAAGCGTAGAGATCAATGAATTGATCTTCTCGCAGTCCTGTAAATAAAAAGATAGTTGACCTTGGAATCTCTTTACCTCGGCTGTTACATCTCCTGTCTTCCCCATTTTTTTATACCTCTTATAGTATAATAACCTGATTTTCCCTTTTTCTAAAAAATAGAACTGCACCTCACTGCGGTAGTCTAGGTAATAGTACAATGTTTTGTTATTAACCGCTTCTTGCAGAACTTGTAAAAAGGTAGTGTCTTGCCTAAGCTTGATTTCTGGTGTTCGGCTAAGTTTTTCAAGTTTGTTTGACTCGTTATTCGCTTGTACAATAGCACCTTCGTAAAGGTCATTGGCAACAAAAAAACGCTTAATGTCTAGTGGGGAATATTGGTGTGAAGTACCACTTTCATCAACAAAAGTGATTTCTGACGGATTTTTCTCCCAGTTTTGGTAATCAATTTGTCCCATTAACGAATCTCCTTCTGCAGTGATGATTTGTGCCGGTTGGAGATTTATTTGGGCGTAGGAAAACGATGTTAAAAAAGTCAGAGAGCTGACGATGCAAAATAGTGTAATGTACTTTTTCATAGGGTTTGTAGCTGGTTTTGATTTGTACAAACTTACTGTGTCAAAGTTTTTAATCCACTTTGTTTTGAGTTAATAACTTATAAATCCCTAATTTTAGGTATAGTGTTATCAACATATTACTAGATTTCATACAGTTCAAGCGGTAGCCCATCTGGATCTTCAAAAAAAGTAAAGCGCTTGCCCGTGAGTTCATCGGTGCGGATAGGCTCGGTGTTGATTCCGTGTTGAGTGAGGTGGGCAATGGCTGTTTCGATGTCGTCTACCTCGAAGGCGAGGTGTCGCAAACCTACTGCTTCGGGGTAAGAGGGTCGGACAGGAGGGCTGGGGAAGGAAAAGAGCTCGATTTGGTAAAGCCCGCCCACTTTCAAATCCAACTTCCACGAATCTCTTTTCTCTCGGTAAGTTTCTTCCAACACTTCAAAACCCATCACTTTGGTATAAAATGCCTTGGAACGAGGGTAATCCGTACAAATAATAGCGACGTGATGAATTTTGTTGATGTTCATTTTCTATAAAAAAATGATTGCTGGTTACTAGTTTCTTGTTGCTAGTTTTTTTAGAAAAGCGACTGACTTATTTATTACCCTTAATTTCCGCCAACAATTCCACCCCGCCATTTTCCAATACGTAATTGGCTAGC
It encodes:
- a CDS encoding VOC family protein — encoded protein: MNINKIHHVAIICTDYPRSKAFYTKVMGFEVLEETYREKRDSWKLDLKVGGLYQIELFSFPSPPVRPSYPEAVGLRHLAFEVDDIETAIAHLTQHGINTEPIRTDELTGKRFTFFEDPDGLPLELYEI